The genomic DNA AATCATCTCGAAAAGGTCTCCGGGAATATTCATCACAACCCATCCTTTATTCTTATGCTTCCCCATTTTTCTTACTCCGGAAAAGCTCAGGAAGAGAAAGAAGAAAATCGAAAAGAAGGGGAGCAAAATTTTTTAACGAGTTAAAAAATCTGTAACTTCTGTAACCGAGCAACCTTCTTCCGTAAGGCGAATCAGCATTTACCGCTGTGGTGATTTGTGCTCATTATCGTGCTGCTAAATGCCTGCTTAGGCGGGATTGGGTTACTGTTATGCCGACACATCCCGCATGCGAATGGTTTGAGCCGTGGAGAGTGGGCTGCTGATTCAAATGGTTCGCTTTGAGGTTGCCCCAGCATTATCCAGCAGATTATTGTGCTTACTGGGGCGAAGGAGCAGGGGGAGATAAATTGAAGTGATATTATTGGGCTGGAGTAATAGTCTTTATAATTCTAGGAATTTCTACGCTGATTCCTGCACCTGCAAGTAAGCCATCCATGCGCCTGCAATATTTATCAAATAAAGCAAAATCAAATATCTCTGAAGAAAACTCAGAGATATTTTGAATTTCCTTGACTTTATTTAGTAGTAATTATAAATAATAGAAAGAAGCACATATATAGGGAGGGAAAATGAAAGAGGATTCTGTACTGGCTGTAATGGGATTACTACTAGGAATTGCTAGTCCTTTACCAATTTGGCCAGGACCACATTTCCTGAGACATATTCCCCCAGCAATTATCAGTTTCCTCTTGATTTTAGCTGCCTACTTTACTGGTAGAAAAACCGGCTCTAAGGTTGCTGGTGCAATAATAATAGTTTATGGAATCTTAGCAACAGCAGCTGGAATGTTATTTTTAACTTCGGTCTTATTTGCAACAAGCGAGGAATTTTTAGCAATGAGTTCAGGAATAATTCTAGGAGGTATCATCGCATTATTCGCTGGAATTACATCAATAACTCTTGGACACAAATTAGCTAGAAAACCATAATGAGGGAGTTAAATGTTTAAGCGTTGTCCTGGAGTAAGAAGTCTGGTAGAGCCACAGATAATAGTTAGGGAATGCCCATTCTGTGGTGAGGAAATAGAGTTCTTTGAGTATGAGATGCAGCTGGAGTGCCCAAAATGTGGCAGGATAGTTTATCGGGAGCTGACTGAAACATGCCTATCATGGTGTGACTACGCGGACAAGTGTATCGCTGACCTGGAGAGAAGGGGAATTATTAATAAGGATAGAGCTGAGGAGTTGAGAAAGTTTATTGGAAGGAGGCAATAATATAGATGTCCTTCCAGTGGCCGGTTAAAATCCTACTGGTTCATCCACAGGCACCCTTCCTAATGCGGAAGAAAATAACTATAGCGGCTGACTGCGCGGCTCTGATAAATGAGGAGATTGGTAGGCAGCTTAGGGATGGTAGCCCAGTCATAATTGGCTGTCCACTCCTCGAAGACCCAAATAAGATGATGAGTAAAATCTCTCTAATTATAAGGGAGACTAAGGCGAGAGATATTGAGGTTTACACTATGGAGGTTCCATATTGCCATGCGATACATATGATGGTTACGAGAACCATAAAAGAGACTGGGAAAGAGGTGAACTCAAAGCATTATATTGTGAGAGTATACTCTAGGAAGATTGAGCCCTATAAATCAGGTGTGATCGATGAGTCAATGATAAAGGCTGAAAAAGAAGCTCATGGGCACATCCATCATTAAGCGTTACATATTAGCTTTGAAAGCAGAACTGTCTTCAGACAATATTTTAGGTTAGGAAAGATTATTTGCTAACCTAATTTTTATCTTAGGTTGAAGGGGAGCTCGTTATCTCCAACTTCTTAATAAGATTTTCAAATGTTATTTCATTAATCACAGACCAATCGAATTCTTCCGCCTCACGTAGCTCTAAGCGTATAGCATTGTTTGGGTATGTAGCTGTGCATGAGCCGAATCCATGCAGCGTCTCTCATCAATGAGCTTTGACTTCCCATTTATAAGCTGAAGAGCTCCAGTTAGACAAGCCTTAACACATCTATCGCATCCAGCACATTTCTCTTCATCGATCGTTACAATAAGCCTTATATTTCGGGTTATGGAAGCCACTCCAAGCTTTCCACTACTCATTGGCTGAGAATTTCTGCGCTCTTCTAGATAAAACTTCCATGAGTTTCTCTTCCTCCAGCACATGCTTCTCCTCCCGCGTAGGCTCCTGTGGAAGCCAGATTGGTTTTGGCTTATCTACGTAATAGGCTCTTATAGCCCTTCTGAGCGCACCAACCGCGAGCACGCCGCAATGATATTTAACTGAGGGTAGGCCACCAAGCTCATCAGATACTTCTTTCCAGGAGATTTTCCACGCGTCCTGCAGGCTTTTTCCCTTAATCATCTCGGTTAATATGCTTGCTGCAGCTATATTCGCCGCACATCCATAACTCTCAAACTTGGCATCAGTAATC from Candidatus Bathyarchaeia archaeon includes the following:
- a CDS encoding 4Fe-4S binding protein, which codes for MSSGKLGVASITRNIRLIVTIDEEKCAGCDRCVKACLTGALQLINGKSKLIDERRCMDSAHAQLHTQTMLYA
- a CDS encoding iron-sulfur cluster assembly scaffold protein, with amino-acid sequence MSSRVPLTYGKKVLELFRNPRNLGRMEDADAEALAGSLACGDMIAIYLKIDETSEKITDAKFESYGCAANIAAASILTEMIKGKSLQDAWKISWKEVSDELGGLPSVKYHCGVLAVGALRRAIRAYYVDKPKPIWLPQEPTREEKHVLEEEKLMEVLSRRAQKFSANE